From Lolium perenne isolate Kyuss_39 chromosome 5, Kyuss_2.0, whole genome shotgun sequence, a single genomic window includes:
- the LOC127300628 gene encoding GDP-fucose transporter 1 has product MAKQHYATSSLVIGYALCSSLLAIINKYAVTKFNYPGLLTTLQYFTSAAGVWGLGKLGFLCHDSFNLETAKKFAPAAVVFYLAIFTNTNLLVHANVDTFIVFRSLTPLLVAIADTFFRKQPCPSKLTFFSLVIILGGAVGYVITDSAFSLTAYSWALAYLVTITTEMVYIKHIVSSLGLNTWGYVLYNNLLSLMISPIFWFLTGEHKSVFSAVESRGESWFQLDAFVAVALSCVFGLLISFFGFAARKAISATAFTVTGVVNKFLTVAINVTIWDKHASAFGLVSLLFTLAGGVLYQQSVTVKGNIAAPQHALASEQPKDDSDSAEYDEERQKLVSSGERPSA; this is encoded by the coding sequence ATGGCGAAGCAACACTACGCGACCAGCAGCCTTGTGATAGGCTATGCTTTGTGCTCGAGCTTGCTGGCAATCATCAACAAGTATGCTGTCACAAAGTTCAATTACCCTGGCCTCCTGACAACGCTGCAGTACTTTACATCTGCTGCTGGTGTTTGGGGCCTTGGAAAGCTGGGCTTTCTCTGCCATGATTCCTTCAACCTGGAGACTGCCAAGAAATTCGCACCGGCTGCTGTTGTCTTCTACCTCGCAATATTCACCAACACAAACCTCCTCGTCCATGCCAATGTGGACACATTTATAGTTTTCAGATCCTTGACTCCGCTTTTGGTTGCTATTGCTGACACATTCTTCCGGAAGCAGCCATGCCCTTCCAAGCTCACATTCTTTTCCCTTGTAATCATATTGGGAGGAGCAGTTGGCTATGTTATAACAGATTCCGCTTTCAGCCTCACAGCATACTCATGGGCGCTTGCCTATCTGGTGACAATTACAACGGAGATGGTGTACATCAAGCACATTGTGTCGAGTCTGGGTCTAAACACATGGGGATATGTGCTGTACAACAACCTTCTTTCGCTGATGATTTCCCCCATCTTTTGGTTTCTGACAGGAGAGCACAAGTCGGTCTTTTCAGCTGTCGAATCACGGGGCGAGAGTTGGTTCCAGCTCGACGCCTTTGTTGCGGTAGCATTGTCATGCGTGTTCGGATTGCTCatcagcttctttggcttcgcggCTAGGAAAGCAATCTCTGCCACAGCATTCACGGTAACTGGGGTTGTGAACAAGTTCCTCACAGTGGCGATCAATGTGACGATCTGGGACAAGCATGCGAGCGCATTTGGTTTGGTTAGCCTTCTGTTCACTCTAGCTGGTGGAGTACTCTACCAGCAATCAGTTACTGTAAAAGGAAATATTGCAGCACCACAGCATGCACTGGCATCTGAGCAACCTAAGGATGACAGTGACAGTGCAGAGTATGATGAGGAGAGACAGAAGTTGGTTTCATCTGGTGAACGCCCCAGTGCATGA
- the LOC127300629 gene encoding probable protein phosphatase 2C 67, producing the protein MAHQKRESSLTDEDWASKRLKGAANSTEKDCTVDTAASQETNGEKGDTSQKESKASMGSCISDEKSIAISKFPSQQEMILATIEADAAEDKGCRHAMEDAWVVLSDASMESPGNLRCAHFAIYDGHGGRLAAEYAQKHLHQHVIAAGLPRELMNVKLAKKAIIEGFHRTDESLLQESTKGNWQDGATAVCVWVLGQTVVVANAGDAKAVLARSTSTDGEIEVVDTKSLLKAIVLTREHKAIFPQERSRIQKSGGSVGPNGRLQGRIEVSRALGDRHFKKVGLIATPDVHSFELTKKDHFIILGCDGLWGVFGPSDAVEFVQKQLKETSSATLAVRRLVKEAVRERRCKDNCTAVLIVFKH; encoded by the exons ATGGCTCATCAAAAGCGTGAATCCAGCCTCACCGACGAAGATTGGGCATCAAAGCGCCTGAAAGGTGCTGCCAATTCTACTGAAAAGGATTGCACTGTAGACACTGCTGCTTCTCAGGAAACAAATGGTGAAAAGGGAGACACCTCTCAAAAGGAAAGCAAGGCGTCGATGGGCTCGTGTATTTCGGATGAGAAGTCCATAGCCATCTCGAAATTTCCAAGTCAGCAAGAGATGATATTAGCTACTATTGAAGCCGATGCTGCAGAAGATAAGGGCTGCAGACATGCAATGGAGGATGCCTGGGTGGTGCTTTCTGATGCTAGCATGGAATCTCCAGGAAATCTGAG ATGTGCACATTTCGCAATATATGATGGGCATGGTGGCCGCTTGGCTGCGGAGTATGCACAGAAGCATTTACACCAGCATGTTATCGCTGCAGGATTACCACGTGAGTTG ATGAATGTTAAACTGGCAAAGAAGGCCATTATTGAAG GTTTTCATAGAACTGATGAGTCACTACTGCAGGAAAGTACTAAAG GAAACTGGCAAGATGGTGCAACAGCTGTATGCGTTTGGGTCTTGGGACAGACG GTTGTGGTTGCGAATGCTGGGGATGCTAAGGCAGTATTAGCTCGTTCTACTTCAACCGATGGCGAAATTGAAGTGGTTGACACTAAAAGTCTACTGAAGGCTATTGTTTTGACGAGAGAACATAAAGCCATCTTTCCACAAGAGCGCTCCAGAATCCAGAAG TCTGGAGGTTCTGTTGGTCCTAATGGGAGACTGCAAGGACGCATTGAAGTATCTAGAGCTCTTGGAGATCGCCACTTTAAGAAG GTCGGGTTAATTGCAACACCAGATGTACATTCTTTTGAACTTACAAAGAAGGATCATTTCATCATTCTTGGCTGTGATGGCTTATGGGGA GTATTTGGACCAAGTGATGCTGTTGAATTTGTCCAGAAGCAATTaaag GAGACATCTTCAGCCACGCTCGCTGTGCGGCGTCTGGTGAAGGAGGCTGTTCGCGAGAGGCGATGCAAGGATAACTGCACAGCCGTTCTGATCGTCTTCAAGCACTAG